The genomic DNA TATATAGCGCTGGAATGCTACCTGATCCGCTCTTGAGCCACTGGGCGGCCTGCTCCGAGCCTAGCTGTGAAGCGATCTCCAAATATTTCTGCCGTGCATCGGCATCGGTCGAACCCACTCGCATGGCGGTGAGCAGGAACATCTCCATGGCTGGTGCAGGAATATCTGAAGGACGAATATCAGGCTTCACCGTATAATCCAACCCGTAGCTTTTTTCACGATCCGCATACCTCGCCAAAAATTCATCTTCGGCCCAACGCTTCAAGTCACCGTTAAGCTGATGTCTCCATGCTTCCTCACGATTTCGGCTCACCTTCACTTTTGCATCCATTCGATCCAGAAGGTCACCTACCCGTTCGGCATCTATAGGGTACAAATGACGATCGAGCAAGTGCCTCACAAAGAAAAAATCATCCTTTTCCTTCGGCACAGCTTTAGTGGCGGGGTTCAGCTTCTGTTCCACAAACTGTTGGATAGAGGCTAATAAATGCTGTCGTTTATCTTCGTTTAGAAGTGAAAATGTAAAATGGCTGGATTGCTTCTCCAAGACCACTTCCAGATGAAATTCCAGCCGATAACGAAAGAACATGGAACTAAATTTTTCAGACTTAAACAGCGTCTCTATCCGTTCCCTGATCACAGGCATCCATTCGTCCTGCACCTGCTGGAGCGTTACACCCTCCGTAAAATCAGGGATCTTCGTATCCGGTTTACGACTGTCCCAATCAAATAGCTCATAGATATCTACCCGTAGTCCGTTCTTGTTACACATGACGTTTAAGTATTCATGAATTCCTTCGTGAAGGACACTTTTGGTCTGGAATTCGGCGATTCGTTTTTGCTCAGAAGCGTATACCTTATCAATTGCCTCGAAAATCAGATTTATATGTGCTTGTACTCCTGATGCCATTATGATGTGTTCCTCCTCCATGCCTTCACAAATTGTAGTTCCTACGTAATTAAGATAGACTAATCTAAAACTATTTTATTTCCTGATTATAGCATATCTCTCATTTACTTTTGGACTCTATGAACAGAAAGTGAGAGCAATGAAGGTTTGTGATAAGATTCTAACATTCTTGCAGAAGCAGCATTGCCGGGTTTTAAAGTAAGAGGAGGACGAATGAAATGACGGCATATTTTGGGCAAATCCTTGATAGGCTGGGCAACGCTCTTCGCCCACTCCCATCCTACAACTAAACAGTTGCTTGAATGGCTATCCGATAGCGAGCTTTATCAGAAAATCACAACCGAAGCATTGAATATCATGATTCAACGGGATCTTCTTCTTCCTCTGGAAGCAGACACTTGGGCTAACATCTCAGACCTGCTTCATGCTTCTTTGCAGCTTCTTATGCTCAAAAAAGATAAACGCCGTATTGAAGCAGTGTTGGAGCAGCTTTCTGATTTGGGGCTTTGCTAAGCCTTTTGGAGTCGCTGCATCAGCAGCTTAACCCCTTGAAAAAGGTATCTATAGTGAATGAAATTAATTCATCATTCAAATTTGCTGTTGGGAAATCAAAACTCAGGAGCAGGGAAGTCAAGCCGTGCAGCATGCTTCACTTGGCGAATATTCGATCTGATCCGCAATTTTGCGCATAGAAACTTCGGCATACCCTTTCATATTCCAAAAAAAACCAGTATTGTAGCGCTTTCACTTGTCAAATTCCAATGAAGATGCTATCCTGCAAGTGGGATTGTTACTGAAAAGGCAAAACCCGAGTACATTAATGTACCCGGAGTTTGCCTTTTTTTGATTTATATCGATGCAGCATTATACAGTCAACCATCCCAAGCATGTGTAAGCGCTTTAAAAAATGACACCAAAGGAGATCAATTTCATGCAAAGAAGACGTTTCGCCCTTGTTTTACTATCTTTCGTGTTCCTGCTCACGATCGTTTTCCCGTCCTCCAGCTCTGCCGCAGCATCCGATGTACCAGCACCACAGGCTACCCTGCTTACTCAGGTACAGCCTTTGGGTGAAGTCGTTTCTGCCGTTGTACTGAAATACAGCACCAATATTGACGGGGCATCCTTATCCACTTCCAGCTTTCAGGTGCAATCTGTACTCAATGATGTATATACAGACAGAACCGTGACCGGTGTATATACCAATGATACTGGAGCTATTACCAACCGCAGTACTCATGGTAAATATGTCGTGATTGAGCTGGATAAGCAAGATAAAAATGCAAGTACCCTTACTTACGATGCAACGAGTGCAGTCAACCGCATCAACACGTTGAATTATTACATTAGTCAGAAGAAAGACATTGCAACTCAAAAGAAAGCAGTCATTCCTGCCTCTGCACAGACTGTAAAAGCAACCGATAAAGTTACACCTATCGTGGACGATTTTCAAAAAAACACCTTTGAAAATAAAGACGGCTTCAAGCTGAACTACTTTACGTTTGAGCCTAAAGTAGAGTCTGGCAAAACCTACCCGCTGGTTGTGTTCCTGCACGGAAACGGCGAGCGTGGTGACGGAAACGGAGTGAACCTGCTGGCAAATGCTGGTGCTGTTACTTGGGCTTCTCCTGAGCAGCAAGCCAAACACCCTTCCTTCGTAATCGCTCCACAAAGCCCGATTGATCTGGAACATAAATTCATTTGGGCGGATGAGCCGCGCAACAGCGCTGTAGCTGATCTGGTACGTGAAACGGCGTTAAAATATCCGATCGACACGAACCGAATCTATATCGTTGGTATTTCTCAAGGAGCTATGGGAACGTGGAGATTGTTGGAGAAAAATCTTGACTTGTTTGCCGCAGGTGTACCGATTGCCGGTTTGACCAACTATGAAAAAGCCGTTAACATGTATGCACCTGTTGATCCTAAACACGTCGAAGTGTTGAAAAACGTACCTATTTGGGCCTTCCATGCTGCAGACGACACTACGGTAAGTCCTAAAAACTCGCAAGAAATGGTAGCTGCTATTCAAGCGCAAAACGGAAATCTCATTCATTTTACTGAATATGAGGCAGGCATTATC from Paenibacillus sp. FSL R10-2782 includes the following:
- a CDS encoding DUF6138 family protein, producing MASGVQAHINLIFEAIDKVYASEQKRIAEFQTKSVLHEGIHEYLNVMCNKNGLRVDIYELFDWDSRKPDTKIPDFTEGVTLQQVQDEWMPVIRERIETLFKSEKFSSMFFRYRLEFHLEVVLEKQSSHFTFSLLNEDKRQHLLASIQQFVEQKLNPATKAVPKEKDDFFFVRHLLDRHLYPIDAERVGDLLDRMDAKVKVSRNREEAWRHQLNGDLKRWAEDEFLARYADREKSYGLDYTVKPDIRPSDIPAPAMEMFLLTAMRVGSTDADARQKYLEIASQLGSEQAAQWLKSGSGSIPALYTSERVTCKANDILQTLEVHIRSEEEESYREALVYVCDILQKGFTKEYRMKLKSKVKNILPVPKLAKSALHRFFANALEYPALYPLLAEYADIVMEEFKWYNDVEPGEKSAMPGTYAVMGLGLKGTDYFPWVIRYMKLVDTEHQSVQDGYAAVFAEAHGLTPDTIPVWTTILLAGNQSAKPLKSSGIESVEQAQVLVEELEKLEEYDKELLVYRIWGGEKKLKSSLKQADPEVKALLDSLIP
- a CDS encoding PHB depolymerase family esterase encodes the protein MQRRRFALVLLSFVFLLTIVFPSSSSAAASDVPAPQATLLTQVQPLGEVVSAVVLKYSTNIDGASLSTSSFQVQSVLNDVYTDRTVTGVYTNDTGAITNRSTHGKYVVIELDKQDKNASTLTYDATSAVNRINTLNYYISQKKDIATQKKAVIPASAQTVKATDKVTPIVDDFQKNTFENKDGFKLNYFTFEPKVESGKTYPLVVFLHGNGERGDGNGVNLLANAGAVTWASPEQQAKHPSFVIAPQSPIDLEHKFIWADEPRNSAVADLVRETALKYPIDTNRIYIVGISQGAMGTWRLLEKNLDLFAAGVPIAGLTNYEKAVNMYAPVDPKHVEVLKNVPIWAFHAADDTTVSPKNSQEMVAAIQAQNGNLIHFTEYEAGIIKPVGHFSWVPALQNQDMIEWLFAQKK